The window TGAAGTAAGCATACTGGTAGAGAAAAAAAGGAAGGTTAATGcaaagatttttgtaaaaaagaaaaggaagaagcaggaaaaaAAATAACACGAGAGAAGGAGATAGCaaataaaaggaagaaaaagagAGGTAAGGCTTAGCGCCATAGAGCAAGTTAATGCGTCCATAGGGATTCTACCTCGGATTCTTTAGGAACCAAAACATTACAAAGTCTTTACTAAACCAGTGGCCCCCAACTTTCTTTTCTAATTGCAGGTGGcacttaatatatataaatatatattttgtactatatatatacatacattttCAAAATTTTACCTGGTAGTGAGTGAACTTGTGTGTAAGATGACAAAAATAGATTgacttttaaaatataaaaaaagtgATTTTTATAGAGAATTACCCTTAGTTGAGTAGCCTTCCGAGTAATTATTCTTGGATCTATGAATGTCTTTTTTTTTCACTTCTCATTATAGGCAAGAAAATATAGAGTTTTCAGCTTTATCAATTCAACTAGTAAAAGTTGGCCCGTGCTACGCCCGGGCCCAAGCGTTGAGTTGTATATTGTGAACTTGTAGCATGAACTTCGATTATGTGTTAATCTTGTGACATTGTTTAGCTTGTGTTTATTTCTAGTTGTCTTTGTTTTAAATTGCTAATCTAATTTGGACATTATAAATACTCTTGTGATTTCAATTTGTTATTCGTTTGATAttaaaaaaatttagaaaacttGAAAATATGAATTGTGCATTCTTATATTCTCATTTCTAGCTAGGGTATTTTGACTAACTTGTTTTTCCCCAATGGCttcatttctctcatttgttACAAGCTATGAAGATTGTATTATTTTTGGTAATTGTAAGATCTTCTTGTAGATTGTCTTTGCCACGACTTTGTGTAACTGTGATACAACTATAATTTATTCAGCGTTATAATGTTTAGTGTTGATCGTGCCATCTTTCCTTCTTCTTGTTTTGTTTTGAATTAGACAAATATTTAATGGCAGCAATCCAACATACCAATAATATCAATcaccataatataaacaatagTATCATTTTAAATGTAAAAGTTACATATGGATGCTTGAATTGAGGTTTTAAAAGATATTATCATGTAAAAACTTTTATTGTACATTAATTATAAATAATGCAAAGGTTTATCAATGCGGCTGTGCTCACATTCTAATCAattatccgaaatttattttctatttttaaattaCTTTCTCTGAATTTAGAGTTATGGAAGAAGTGCttcaatatttttaataagaaaatCTCATTCCATGTGTTTCATTCAGATAAATGCCTACAACATAAATATATTCTTTTTTCTTAGTTTTTAAACTTGTTTCAAGTATTAATAAATCGTATTTACAAACCTATTTGATATTTAAGAACCACGAAATATTGGATAATTGAAGAGAAATTATTAATTTTTTCAGTATCCCAGCAAAAACAAATGAGCAGCAAATGTGATAGTTTCAACATGTAAAACAAATAGATTTATTGATCTTTTATAAATGAATATGCAAACCAACTAACAAAGAGTACCTAATAATGATTAATGTTTTTTTTCACAATGAGTTGTTTGATCTATGTCTCTACTTTGATTTTTTTTCCctctaaattttaaataaaatgagatattacaaAAGGGGGACATACGTACCTCTCCCTcttttttattgttgttttttaagttttaatcattttaagctcaAATaaataaactttaaaataataagaaaaatattctcCAAAAAGGAGCTTTTGTTTTACCTTTTTTAAGTTTTGATCCTCGTAAATTCTAACCATACACCTTAAAGCTTAAAGTTGAAAAAATGAGATATTTAGAGAAGAAAACCATGTTTTTAAATAGTTttgttttacttttcttttttcttcttaaaaTGACCACTACATTATATGTTATTTGTACTTTATCGATCTTAGTATCTTTAAATTATTGGACATGAAGTGTTAATTCTATATCATACAGATTTGTTTTATGTTTGGTTCTATATTACATCTATtaactcattttaatattttttatttgcttACACTATTACGTAGAGTTGGTTTAACGGTTGTATCTTACCTTTTGTTTTACATTATAAACTCTCTTTAACATTTTTTTAGCTGTAGTATATTACCTTTTGTTGTTTTACATTAGATTCCTTAACTCACTTTGACATTTTTTGTTGGTTAAATTATTATGTAAAGCTGGTTCTTTAGGATATTATCTTCTTTAGCTTTTTATGTTTTATTATACTGTCTACTCACGTGTTAGCTATAGCATACTActacttattttatttaactattgtATTTTATAGAATTCTTACAACTAAATTTGCATGTCCTCTGATCCAACCCACGAGAAAACCAAGGAAGAAAAACATTAAAAACCCTATAATTCATGTAATAGGCTACAGCTGCAATAGAAGAGATATATGTTAAAAGTTTAAGTGGGGCCGCGCTTTATTATACCCTTGAGTAGGGCCGTGCATAATtcggtaaataccgaattaccgtaacaaaatcaaaaaatttgatatttggtattcgatattttggtatttggtttaagGTTTAAAAATAATTGGTATTatgtatggtatttggtattttaaaaagaaataccgaaatatcgatatcgtaccgaaatatatattatattacacaatacacatattattaattatatcataaatataaaaaaatccaaacttttacttttctttattctctaaTTTTATCAATTAACTATAATCAATTAACAAGATATTTCTTTATGTACATGAGTTTTCTCTCTCTGGGTTAAAGCTGGCAAGTGGggcggtccaggcccgggaccgcgggccaaacggacTAAACGGGCCAAGACCGTTAGGCTTagttttagtgggcctgggccggtccCGTGGGCCGTTCCTATGctttgggcccgccaggcccAGGAACGgatcggtcccttagcgggccaaacggtcccaacggctatattaaaaaaaataatttaaaatatagtcgttgggctgtcaaaaatagccgttggctatttataaaatagtcatttaacccccacaactttgttttaaccccaaactttttataattatattttttccctattttcaactataaaatACCCCctaattctttcatttttcttataaaatcaccaatctatcacaatctctctctaattttcttctataattgctactattgcttactttattgttactaagtgtataatatataagtaacttatatattatacatttagtatatatactatactatactatatatacatcttatataagctatataagatgtatatatagcttatcgaatatagcttatatatatatatactatactataatatatgtacatcttatatagcttatatactatacacttagtgtgtgtatatatatatatatatatatatatatatatatatatatatatatatattttcaactataaataccccctcattctttcatttttcttacaaaatcattaatctatcacaatctctctaattttcttctataattgctaatattgcttactttattgttactaagtgtataatatataagctatattcgatatatatatatatatagcttatatattatacatttagtatatatactatactatatatacatcttatataagatgtatatatagcttatatgtATATACTATACGTACATCTTAACCCTCAGGGGTTGGCCTGGTGGCAATtgacttgatatatatatatatatatatatatatacacacactatacgtacatcttatatagcttatatactatacactttgTATTTAATACTAtactcgatattaaatattgaatattaaaatttaggatgttaaataaaatttaggtcacaattctataataaaatttacaaagcattgccttagatattttttttaacatccttttgtctctaatatctatttaattttttttaaatctgtTGGGCCCACTACTTAGCCCATTTACCCCGCGGACCGGGACCAAATGGTCCCCGTTCCGGGCTGGTCCCTACAAAAAACCGTTTAGCCCGagaccgtttggcccgtttaatttgggaccgacccgggaccgtttggaccagCCCATTTGGCCCGTTTAGgttggttttggacaaaacttttgtcaacaaacgtttttagttttatacacttttgagtactttaattaagaatgtTACAGTCTATGACTccatgcactagttagtattcaaaccgaataaatcgaagttaccgaaccgaaaaatcgaaaccgaaaggagaaaaatcgaaccataccgaatttaattaggtacgataTTAGTATACCATTTTAAGAAATCAAAAATATCGAatcgaaatatctaaataccgtaccgtaccAACCGACGAACACCCCGACTATATAGAACAACACAATACTTGTGGAATGGAAAGTTTGATGGGCGCATGTTTCGTACTATAAAATTGCAGCGAATGACTGAAAAGGCAATGATAGCCTTGTGAATGTCAGGCAAGCATGTTAACCTGGAAGAGTATTTTAGGGAATAAATTGAAATGAGTTGATCTTTTTGTCAAATCACTTTGACCGGAAGCTTCTCACATTCCCTCTTATTTAGTAGTAGTAAGATAGAAAATTTATTCATTACGCATATGTATGTAACTTTTCTAAGAATACTTTTTCATGAAAATGTCATAATTTCTGGTGTTTGTTTACCATAAAATGCTTTGGAAAAACTAACCTCCCTCGTTTCCTTTGCAGCTATCTTAGTTATCAACTTCATACCATTTGCTCCAATTAACATTTAGACCTTACTATCACATATCTAATACTTGAAAATTTCGTCAAAGCAATATCAGATTTgctaatatattattattaatgtttgtaatatataaaatttcaaaaaacaaaTTCATGATCACCAATAAAACATCAAAAAATTATATTGTCGTAATATTTTTGATTGGGGAAGGGGAAGGGGAAGGGGAAGGGAAATGGAGGAGAGGATTACAAGGTGAGAAATCCAACTTTCACCAACAAAGTAAAAGTTCATGTAACCAACCAAGTGACCTACTAAGATTCCTCCCCCAAATTACATTACATTGCGCATGAATTTTTTTTGATTCCATGTGAATAAGATTAAAATCCACGCCATTCATAGCCTAATTAATTTGATGAGCGAGAAAGgtttataaattaaatattatatccaaATAAAATAGAGACGATCTTTCATTTAGACAATCAATATGTTActctgaaatatttttttttggtaataaACTGTGAATATTACCATAACAACCAAAAGTTTCcaagccaccttctaggaagggtgcTCAGAATACTAAGATCTCAGAAAGATAAATCCGTCATTTATGTAATCTAATTACAGAGCCTAGTAATCAAAACTTGACAGTTCCTAGCTCTACTAGAATCTGTACAATTGCTAATTCTCTTCCTAAGTTCTTTTTGAATTTGTAAAATtataaactcaatatttacattTAATTTCCTAAATATACTCCAAATCCTATTTTGCCATGTATAGTAAATCATCGCTCCGTAAATAGCAGCACCAACTTCTTTTCTGAATTGCCTCCATTGTCTGTTTCTGATCCATTGTAGGGTGCTTCTAGCAGGTTTCTGTGGGAGAGAGAGACCAGTCTATGTATCCAATTTTTCTCTTACTTTAATGACCCATTCACATTCAGCAAAAAGGTGCAGCTGGGTTTCAGGAACTCCAAGCTCACATAAGCAGTACTTCATGTTCCCATCAGTGAGTATATTTAGTCCCACTAACCTTTTCTTTGTTAGCAATTTATCCTAATAAGCAAGCCATAAGATTATTCTTTGTCTAGGAAACATTACAGCACTCCAAACCAAGTCATCTTCTCTCATCCTTGTCATATCCCTAAGCATTGCATTATAACTACATGTTACTGAATAGGTTCCATTTGGAGTTAGCTTATATGTGTCTCTGTTATACCATTGTGCCATCATTTTTTTTCAATGAATTCAACTTCTTCCAGTACCAGCTACACTCTTGAGGTGGTTTATGTTCCCAGATGTCTCTACAGTTCTTTATATAAATCTCATGTATCCATTTAACCCACAACACATTCTTCTTAGTGACTATTTTCTATAGCAGCTTACCAATTGATGCAATATTCCATAGTTTACATCCTTTAATGTTCAATCCTCCAAACTTCTTAGTCTTACACACTTTATCCCAAGCTATCAAGATACTTTCCTTCGCCCTTTAGAGCTCCCCCAGAGAAATTCCCTACACTTTCTATCAATTTCTTTTATCACACTTTGTGATCGAATAAACACAGCCTCCCAAAAGTTGTATATAGAGAAAAGAACATCAGTAATTATCTGTAATCTGCCAGTATAAGAAAGCTGTTTAGAAAAGCCACTTCTCATTCTTTCTGTGGTCTTCTCTACAAGCTTGTGACATTCCACTCTACTCCACTTCTTTGAAGCTAAAGGTAAGCCTAAGTATCTAATAGGTAAAGAACCTATTGAAAAATCTGTGTTGCTTAGAATCCTCTGTTAATTATCTTCACCAATGCATGCCAAGAAAATATTTGACTTGTCCAAATTTTCATCCAGTCCAGATGTTTCACTGAAATGAGTAATGGCCTCCATAATTCTATGGATGGAGGTTAGATTGCCTTTGCAGAATAGCATcaaattatcaataaaaattaaatatgtgAGCTTGGTGCTTTTGCACATTGGATGGAATTGAAAGTTTGGCAAATCACTCATCCTCCTAAGGACTCTAGTCAAAATACTCCATGACAAGCATAAACAATAGGGGAGACATAAGATCACCTTGTCTAAGGCCTCTCTTACCTGTAAAGTAGCCATGCCCCTCTCCATTAACTCTAACAGTGAAGCTAGTAGAAGTGACACGGCTCATTACTAGGTGGACAAAGTGTTGAGGAAACCCATACCCTTTCAGAACCTCTTCCAGGAAATCCCGGCTAACCATATCATAAGCCTTCTCGAGGTCAATCTTCATCAAGCATCTAGGTGTAGTTTTTCTATTATAATGCCTTAGTAGATCATAGCAAATCAAGACATTGTGAATTAAGGACCTCCCCTCCACAAATGATGCTTGGTTTTCAGCAACCAAAACTCCAATGACCTTCCTTAGCCTCTCACAAATGACTTTAGATATACATTTATATATCACATTACAACATAAAATAGGTATGTATTTATTAGCAAAGTGAGGATCCTCTACTTTAGGGATTAGAGCTATAATAGTAGAGTTAATCGGTTTCAGCAATCTCCCATTCCCCAAGAATTCAATAATGGCATATGTAACTTCACACCCCACAATGGACCAAGCATCCTTGAAGAATCCACTTCCACAACCATCAGGACCAGGACTTTTATTCATATTTATACTAAACATAGCATCCTTAACCTCCTTAGCTTTATATGGTTTTTGAAGACTTAATTATTGATCTGTGTTTAGTACATGTCCATTATTTATGAAACTGTTAATGCTCTCACTCTCTGTTGCTCTTTCTGCCCCAATAACTCCTGATAGTAGTCCACAAATATGGATGCAATGGTTTATTGATCAGTCTGCATTCTACCTTGGTTGTCTGATAACTGCACAATACCTTGTTGCAGTTTCCTCTGCTTTATTACTGTTAAGAAATATTTGGTGTTACCATCTCCCAATTTAATCCAATTTGCCATACTTCTTTGTTGCAGATACATCTCAGCCAAATAAGATGACTGCCTGAACTTTAGAAATTTATCCTTCTCCACATGTTGGAGTTGTACATCAAGAGGATTAAGGTGCAGTGCTTTCTGAGCTTGAATAAGTTCTACTCTATCTTCCTCTGCGATATCTGTAATGATTCTAAAGTGCTGCATGTTCAGGTGTTTCAGCTTCTACTTCAGCATTATTAGCTTCCTTACAACCCTGAACATACTACAACCATCTACCTGTTGTTCTCAACCTTGCCTCACTATATGAAGGAATTCTGGATGAGTAGACCAAACATTACAATACTTAAAGGATGCTTTAGTTCTTCTTGTTGTAGTTGTAGTTGACAACTTCACTGGACAGTGGTCACTAATTCCTTCAGGAAGGTGTTGGCTCTTAAATTAGGCATAGAGTTAAGCCATTCATCATTTATAAACACCCAGTCTATCTTAGATAATATTTTGTTATCCCCATACCTATCACTCCAAGTGTATCTATTACCAGTACATGGTAGTTCAAGAAGCCCACAAGCCTCCACACAGTTATGGAAGTCCACTATCTCCCCCATACTTATAGGATTACCTCCAACTCTGTCTTCAACTTTCAGTACTGAATTAAAGTCTTCCATAACCAACCAAGGTATGCTGACACCCTGGTTAATACCTTCTAAATAGGTTCACAAGCTTCTTCTCTCCTCCATTGTGTTGAATGCATACACAAAAGTCAGGAAAAATATTGCTTGCAAACTAACATGTTTCTCTTGGCATGTAATTGCCTGATCAGTTTTACTAACAAGGCTCACTTGGAACCAGTCAGGTATCCACATCAACCATACTCTCCCATTATAGTGAAGGTCTAAATTAGTTATAAAATCCCACCCTCCAAATATACTACTTGCCAGCTGATCTATCTTGTTGTCTCTGATTTTTATCTCCAAAAGTCCTATTATTCCAATATTTTCTCTGTTACAAAAGAGCTTTACCTCCTTTTATTTGTTAGGGGCATTCATACCCCTAACATTCCAACACATGATATTATCCATTGCTTAAGGAAGGGTTGATCATACCACCCTCTTTCTTCACCGAACTCTTTTCCCCTAGAACAGATTGCCACACTTGGTTACTTGTCCCTACTTTTTCTAGTGGTTGGAAGGTATTCAAATTAATCACCATGTTCTCTGTTTACTTGGACTTTGCTGATACTATTCATAGGAGTCACCCATCCTTCATTGTTTGGCCTACCAATTTATACACCTTCAGTCACCTTAATACCTCTTTCCACAGTACCATTACTTGTGTTTGCATTAGGAACTTTAGGTTGTTCCTTATCTTTTTTTCCATCTTCATTTTGCTTCTTAGGAACAATTTGTTGAGCCATTTTTTTTGCCCTACAAGACTGTTCATCATGTACATACTTCTTACAATATTTGCACAGTGTGAGCTTCCAATCATATTGTACTTTCTTCTCCATTAATACCCCTTTCTTATTCTTAAAACTACTTTATCAGGTAGCTTTGTATCCATTTTTACTTCTATGAGTAATCTAGCAAAATTCAAACCTCTTTTCTGTTCTGTATGCTTATCCACCATTAGAGGCCTGCCAATTAGACTACCAATTTTACTAAGCCCTTTATGACTTCGGAATTTGAAATCTAACCCTGGAAGCTTAACCCGGATTGGCAATGTGTATAATTCCTATCTGGTAAACTCCATGTCTGGATTTCACACTTTGACTATAAACGGCTTGTTGTCAAAATAGTAGATCCCCCTTGTATCACCTCATTTTCCCCTCCCTATTATCAAACCTAACAAGAAAAATACCATTTTTTAACATTGACACTTTGTTAATCCCATATTTACCCCACATCCTCTGGACATAGCCATTCAGAACAGACAATGGAGGATGTGCCCCCAAAACATAGCATACTACAACATTCTTCCAGTAATTTAACTCAGTAGTAATGTCTTCTGTCTCAATTTCACACACAGGTATTTCCTCATGCATTTCAGGTGCAATATAATCAAGCTTGAATCCAACATTAGTTATCTTGTTGATGTCAAAGTTATCCCAAATGGATCCCTGAGCCTTTGCATGTAGCGTCTCCACTTCATCTGCCCACGAGAGTTTCCTAGTACTCTTCACACTTTGTACAGATCCCATGCAATCCTGCTGAATTATCGAAATTACTTTATCCTTTGTCTTCCTTAGTGACTTAATTTTACTTTCGCTTGCATCTATGGCTGGATGCTCATCGGAATTCTCATCGGAATTGAGTTCTGCTGTCCTCTGCGTAGTTCCCTTAATTTCCATCGCTCATATCTTCAATTGTGAATTTACAGTCATATTCGATTGATCATCCTTCTTCCTTGATTCCCTAAAAGAGCGGTTGATTCCTAAGCCATGAGTGCCTTCTGAGAGGGATTTCGAGCTCTCTTCGCCATGGACGGTGCACGTTATGTTAACTTGCGCTGAGAGAGAAACGGACTCTACTCGTAGATACTACTCTGAAATGTTACGAAAGGTTACATACACTTTATTTGCAATAGCtctccatttttttttaaatattttgggaaGACTTGTAACAGCTTGTGTCCATGATTTTCAAATGGACGTAATTAAAAATTAATACTATTCATCATAAGAGCCGTATTTTTATGTTTAATGATTCTTCACTGAGaaagacaaaaagaaaaaaacgCAGTCTCCAGCGTTCTTCTGGCCATACCACCTCCCCCAAAAAAATTCTACCTGCTAGCTTTTCACGACATATTTATCCTCTACATTACTTATTACTgtaatttctctctctctctctctctctctctctctctctctctctctctctctctacacgGACACACACACAAAGAAAGAAAGGGCTTAAAAACCAACGGGTTAATTAGTGAAAGCAAATTAACAAGAGATCAGATCATGGGAAGAGCTCCTTGCTGTGACAAAAACAGTGTGAAGAAAGGGCCATGGTCCCCTGAAGAAGATGCCAAGTTGAAGTCATATATTGACCAACATGGCACTGGTGGCAACTGGATTGCTTTGCCTCCAAAAATTGGTACTAAAATCCCAAATTCTTCTTCAAATTCTTAATTTCCTTATCTTACTTTCTTGATGAAACTCAACATATATCATACCTATTACTTGGATGATTTATAGGATTTTTGTGTTTTCTAAAACATTATTAGGTCTGAAAAGATGTGGAAAGAGCTGTCGACTTAGATGGTTAAACTATCTGCGACCAAATCTCAAGCATGGTGGATTCTCTCAAGAAGAAGATAACATTATTTTGAGCCTCTATATTAGTATTGGAAGCAGGTTATTAAATTAATCCCATTTTcttcgaatcatgtcaaatctTTCTTTCATGTTTATATATGTTTAATCTATAACTAACTAATAACTACACCCTTTAATTAAGGTTTAGTTTGACACGGATCTAGGGCTGCAAAAAGAATTACTGTTCAATTTTATGTGACATTATTACTAATATTTGTACGGAGACAAAAATTCTTTGACTATATGTTTAATTTTCtcaattttttcttaaatattttgaattattaactttgctTACTCATATATTACATTTCATGCACGTAGTTTTTTGATATGTAAATGTTATTTCGGAAATCTTGAAGAATCTATACATGCAAGAAGTCATATAAAGCATATGTGTTTTGACCCTTATATTCCGAACCCTTTTAAATAAAATGGGATGGGGAGATAAaactatatacatataatatgatGACACTTGTTTTGAATTTACTGACTTTAGATCTTGAATTCGCTTTTGTTAATTAGTTCTCTTACCTTGGCTAATGTTATATGATGAATATCAGGTGGTCTATTATTGCAGCACAACTTCCTGGAAGAACTGATAATGACATAAAGAACTACTGGAACACCAAGTTGAAGAAGAAGTTATTTGGAAAACAGCGCAAAAATCTTAGAGGTAAAAGCCAAAAACAAGGATCAAGAAAAGGGAGAGATCAGATGAATAGCTCCATGGATTCTAACAACAATATCAACACAAACCCTAGTTGGTCTGAGTTTCCTATCTTGCAACAAATACCATACTCAAATGATGAACCACGTTACAGTAACGATCACACTTCTATTAGAATGTTGTTGATGAAACTTGGAGGAAAATtctatgatgatgatgatgatgataaacCAATGAATGGAGCACTAAATCCTCAGTATGATCCCATGGATAATTCTTTGATGCATCCATTATATCACAATTCTATAAATTTGATGTCTTCTGCTCCAATGGGTGTCATGAACACGATGAATTCTCCTTTCACAAATTCTCATGAGTACAACGTGGAGGGGAAAGCAGTCTGCTGGGTCGACACTGACACTGAGAAGCAAAAGCTAAGGGAGCGAATGGGATCAGATACCTCAGTAGTTCTAGCACTAAATGATGGATGCAATTCTACAGCTGAGCTTGAGCATATGGTGTACACTGATACACAAAAattagatgatcttgaaatgTTATACGAGGATATGCTTAATAATAAACCTTCAACTACTTTGGGAGGAAACTTGGACTGGGAAGATATGAACAATTTGGTGTTTCCCTTTCCTCCTCTAGTTGTTTCCAATAATGAAGGTCATCAACATGGCACTTTGCTTGAAGAAGGTGCACTTAATGAGCTTAGGTACCCTAGGgatcaataatattatttttgtacattTCGTTTGACATCGTAAATTTTCTTGAAAGAGAGACCTGGTGATTAATGTGTTTGTTGGAGAAACCAAAATAAACTTGTCTACTAAAAATATTGCATCTTTCACTTGGTTATTTGACTAGTAATAGCTAGTTATTATAGTCAGTCATGTTTAAAATTTGTTGATACATATGTGTCTACCTTGAAAATGATCCTCTGATTAGTTCAAACTGCTTTGAGTTGTATGTTACTTGTAAGAGTTTAATTTTTATACACGATCATTATAAAATTTTTAAGCTATCAGTCATCTAAAAACTAATTATATACATGCATTTATTAATCTATAATAAAAGTTATCGCATGAAAAATAAAGCATGTAACACACTAAAGCAGGTTAGGTCAATACATATAAGTTAAATCCTATTCCTAAAGATTTTATTTATAAATGTAAAGAGCATATCATAATATTGACCTATGATCATCTCATGCATCTAAAAGTTTAATTTGTTAGAGAGAACACACTTTTATTTACTCTTAAATTTATCTTCAACACACTCGTTAGGAGAGggcttaatttttttttacaagcCAAACATGTGAAAAATTCTTTGTGAGACTCGAACCCAGAATCTATGTCTGATTTAATACCATGTTAAAGAGTCTGATCTCATCCAAAAGGTTAAGCCGTCAGAAATGCCACCACTCTTATTTACTCTAAAATTTATCTTCAGCTTGCAGACTATTGGTTGTTTCTGCTGACGGGTGTTGCAGAATTATAAAATGCTGATAATAGCGCTATGtgaacttatatatatatgttcttGCATAGGAACGCTCAGAGGATGTCAGCCACAAAATTCCTTGAAACTCTCAAGATAACCGTCCTCGTATTACAGATTCTTCTGTCATTTTGGCCGTAAATTGCTGGTCTTTAGTAAGCCAGGTATTTTGACAGAAGAGCTTCATTAATTTAATCCCTTCTTCATTTCCTGAATGGGATCAATTTCTCATCGTTCATGgttgaaaataaataaatgaactGACCCTTTAAAAAAGACCCTTTTTAACCACTAAGACTTTAGGTTTAATGGTacaatagaaaaatatttttttaaataaaaaaaaacaatCGAGTCTTTCTAGAATACGTCATTGTCTAATATATCCCTCTACTTTCGTATATTGTCTAAATTTAACTTTCGTTATA is drawn from Nicotiana tomentosiformis chromosome 12, ASM39032v3, whole genome shotgun sequence and contains these coding sequences:
- the LOC104086192 gene encoding transcription factor RAX3-like, with product MGRAPCCDKNSVKKGPWSPEEDAKLKSYIDQHGTGGNWIALPPKIGLKRCGKSCRLRWLNYLRPNLKHGGFSQEEDNIILSLYISIGSRWSIIAAQLPGRTDNDIKNYWNTKLKKKLFGKQRKNLRGKSQKQGSRKGRDQMNSSMDSNNNINTNPSWSEFPILQQIPYSNDEPRYSNDHTSIRMLLMKLGGKFYDDDDDDKPMNGALNPQYDPMDNSLMHPLYHNSINLMSSAPMGVMNTMNSPFTNSHEYNVEGKAVCWVDTDTEKQKLRERMGSDTSVVLALNDGCNSTAELEHMVYTDTQKLDDLEMLYEDMLNNKPSTTLGGNLDWEDMNNLVFPFPPLVVSNNEGHQHGTLLEEGALNELRYPRDQ